One window from the genome of Thiohalobacter sp. encodes:
- a CDS encoding SulP family inorganic anion transporter, translated as MQRPSPARAALERLTPFRAWLGELRDPSTWKADLPAGITVALVLVPQSMAYAQLAGLPPHIGLYASFLPVIVAALFGSSRQLATGPVAVVSLLTAAALGPLAASGSEGYLAYAAMLALMVGGFQILLGAFRLGILVDFLSHPVVVGFTNGAAIIIATSQLSRLFGVTVEKADRHYETVWRVLVAAVQGTHLPTMMMGLGALLLMLLLRRWRPQWPYVLVAVVLSTVISWSIGFSQERQIRVEQVADPVVAGLLRDELGLRSTLDTLRAELGRLEGEWETLQALHGADDDRTLAALHARNSLADDIAGLERRLNTGFAELRSVTLVLSDETPPRAWLADDLPPGTARLDEREWRIVGLGDEGIVALHSGGRVVGSIPTGLPALRMPALDPGIMLELLAAAITIALIGFMEAIAVARAMAAETRQRLDTNQELIGQGLANVASGLFQGYAVSGSFSRSAVNFSAGARTALSSVVTGSMVALTLLFLTPLLYHLPQAVLAAVIIVAVVNLVKIEPIRHALHVQKHDGIAAIVTFLLVLVLAPHLEMAIIAGVVLSLGLYLNRTMHPRFVELALHPDGTLRDADLHGLARDPHVAFLRFDGSLYFANSGYFETRVLEVLADHPELQVIVLDAEGINQIDATGEQMLRELVARLGTAGVALMVMAAKHQLMYALEHSGFVELLGRDRFCRTWYEALEYIEQHLGVALADDSPLRRWSERARIVKGEAVENTGGGEQ; from the coding sequence ATGCAGAGGCCATCCCCGGCACGAGCCGCACTGGAGCGGCTGACGCCCTTTCGCGCATGGCTTGGCGAGCTGCGTGATCCTTCGACCTGGAAGGCCGACCTGCCGGCCGGCATCACGGTGGCGCTGGTGCTGGTGCCGCAGTCCATGGCCTATGCCCAGCTCGCCGGCCTGCCGCCGCACATCGGCCTCTACGCCTCCTTCCTGCCGGTCATCGTTGCTGCCCTGTTCGGTTCCTCGCGCCAGCTCGCCACCGGACCCGTGGCCGTGGTCTCGCTGCTCACCGCCGCCGCGCTGGGGCCCCTCGCTGCCAGCGGCAGCGAGGGCTACCTGGCCTATGCCGCCATGCTGGCGCTGATGGTGGGTGGCTTCCAGATCCTGCTCGGCGCCTTCCGGCTCGGCATCCTGGTGGACTTTCTTTCCCATCCCGTGGTGGTCGGCTTTACCAATGGTGCCGCCATCATCATCGCCACTTCCCAGCTTTCCAGGCTTTTTGGCGTCACGGTGGAGAAGGCGGACCGGCATTACGAGACGGTATGGCGGGTGCTGGTGGCTGCGGTGCAGGGCACCCATCTGCCCACCATGATGATGGGCCTGGGCGCACTGCTGCTGATGCTGCTGTTGCGACGCTGGCGGCCGCAGTGGCCCTATGTGCTGGTGGCGGTCGTTCTTTCCACTGTGATTTCCTGGTCCATCGGATTTTCCCAGGAACGGCAGATCCGCGTGGAGCAGGTGGCCGACCCCGTGGTGGCCGGCCTGTTGCGTGACGAACTGGGTTTGCGCTCGACCCTGGATACCCTGCGTGCAGAGCTGGGGCGCCTGGAAGGCGAATGGGAGACCCTGCAAGCGCTTCACGGCGCGGATGACGATCGTACCCTGGCAGCGCTGCATGCCCGGAACAGCCTTGCCGACGACATTGCAGGGCTGGAGCGAAGGCTGAACACGGGATTTGCAGAGCTGCGCTCGGTGACCCTGGTGCTCAGCGACGAGACACCACCGCGCGCCTGGCTGGCGGACGATCTCCCGCCGGGTACCGCCAGGCTGGACGAGCGCGAGTGGCGCATCGTCGGCCTCGGTGACGAGGGAATCGTCGCCCTGCACAGCGGTGGCCGGGTCGTCGGCAGCATTCCCACGGGCTTGCCCGCCTTGCGCATGCCGGCGCTCGATCCCGGCATCATGCTCGAACTGCTGGCGGCCGCCATCACCATCGCCCTGATCGGGTTCATGGAGGCCATCGCGGTCGCCCGTGCCATGGCCGCCGAGACCCGCCAGCGGCTGGATACCAACCAGGAGCTGATCGGGCAGGGTCTGGCCAATGTCGCCTCCGGCCTGTTCCAGGGCTACGCCGTTTCCGGTTCCTTCTCGCGTTCCGCGGTGAACTTCTCGGCCGGCGCCCGCACTGCCCTGTCCAGTGTGGTGACCGGGAGCATGGTTGCACTCACCCTGCTGTTCCTGACGCCGCTGCTTTACCATCTGCCGCAGGCAGTGCTGGCGGCAGTGATCATCGTGGCGGTCGTCAATCTGGTGAAGATCGAGCCCATCCGCCATGCCCTGCATGTGCAGAAACACGACGGTATCGCGGCCATCGTGACCTTCCTGCTGGTGCTGGTGCTGGCCCCGCACCTGGAAATGGCCATCATCGCCGGCGTGGTGCTGTCGCTGGGCCTGTATCTCAACCGTACCATGCACCCCCGCTTCGTGGAGCTTGCCCTGCACCCCGACGGCACGCTGCGCGATGCCGATCTGCATGGCCTCGCGCGCGATCCGCATGTCGCATTCCTGCGTTTCGACGGTTCACTGTACTTCGCCAACTCCGGCTATTTCGAAACCCGGGTGCTGGAGGTGCTGGCCGACCATCCTGAGCTGCAGGTCATCGTGCTCGACGCCGAGGGCATCAACCAGATCGATGCCACCGGCGAGCAGATGTTGCGGGAGCTGGTGGCGCGACTCGGGACGGCCGGGGTGGCGTTGATGGTCATGGCCGCCAAGCATCAACTCATGTATGCCCTCGAACACAGCGGCTTCGTCGAATTGCTCGGCAGGGACCGTTTCTGTCGCACCTGGTACGAGGCCCTGGAATACATCGAACAGCACCTCGGTGTGGCGCTGGCCGATGATTCGCCGCTGCGCCGCTGGTCGGAGCGGGCACGCATCGTCAAGGGCGAGGCTGTAGAAAACACCGGCGGCGGAGAACAATAG
- a CDS encoding autotransporter assembly complex protein TamA: MANSIRRMRGLAGVSLLGLLFLAAPLQAAIRVSVEGLDGELLANVEALLSLKAPDLDPGLSEVRLRQLFVRGRREIARALEPFGYYRPVIDADMARDGNDWRIRYRVDPGEPVRIERLRIQILGEGAEDPKLGAPVDKPGLAEGDVADHRRYEALKRRLMNRALDLGYLEARWQTSELRVDAAAGRAEVVLVLETGPRFLFGPVRFPDDVPLDRAMLQRYVPFRAGEPFSNRGLLALTRALEDSDYFASVEVHAEPERAINRAVPVRVELVPRKRHKYTAGIGFGTDTGARLRLGWAHRRINRAGHRMEAGLRLSQIGHEASLAYSIPLKNPRTDRAVIDAATRRKETDTSTSRIRRLGLNRTRVLGDWLQTLAVEYHDEDFEVGGEADSSRLLLPQAGWSRVRAAKRIDPRRGERVDLSVRGSWASLLSDVSFLQLRASGKWVRSLGERTRLLTRLDAGTTWANDFAALPASLRFFAGGDQSVRGFGLSTLGPTDSDGQVVGGRHLLVGSLELERQVRGPWRAALFVDGGNAFDGLRDDLALGAGVGLRWVSPVGPLRVDLAVAVSEPERPLRLHITLGPDL, encoded by the coding sequence GTGGCGAACAGCATCCGGCGGATGCGCGGGCTGGCCGGCGTGTCGCTGCTGGGCCTCCTGTTCCTTGCGGCGCCGTTGCAGGCGGCGATCCGGGTCAGTGTCGAGGGGCTCGATGGCGAGCTGCTCGCCAATGTGGAGGCCCTGCTGAGCCTCAAGGCGCCGGATCTCGACCCCGGGCTGTCGGAGGTGCGGCTGCGCCAGCTGTTCGTGCGCGGGCGGCGCGAGATCGCCCGCGCGCTGGAACCCTTCGGCTACTATCGGCCGGTGATCGATGCCGACATGGCGCGTGACGGCAACGACTGGCGCATCCGCTACCGTGTCGATCCCGGTGAGCCGGTGCGAATCGAACGACTGCGGATTCAGATTCTCGGCGAAGGCGCAGAGGACCCGAAGCTCGGGGCGCCGGTCGACAAGCCCGGGCTGGCGGAAGGCGACGTTGCCGACCACCGCCGCTACGAGGCGCTGAAGCGCCGGCTGATGAACCGCGCGCTGGACCTCGGCTACCTGGAGGCGCGCTGGCAGACCAGCGAGCTGCGGGTGGACGCCGCCGCCGGCCGTGCCGAGGTGGTGCTGGTGCTCGAGACGGGGCCGCGCTTCCTGTTCGGTCCGGTGCGCTTTCCCGACGACGTGCCGCTGGACCGCGCCATGCTGCAGCGCTATGTGCCCTTCCGCGCCGGCGAGCCCTTCTCCAACCGCGGCCTGCTGGCCCTGACCCGTGCCCTCGAGGACAGCGACTACTTTGCCTCGGTCGAGGTGCATGCCGAGCCCGAACGGGCGATCAACCGGGCGGTGCCGGTGCGGGTCGAGCTGGTGCCGCGCAAGCGCCACAAGTACACCGCCGGCATCGGCTTCGGCACCGACACCGGCGCGCGTCTGCGGCTGGGCTGGGCGCATCGCCGCATCAATCGCGCCGGCCATCGCATGGAGGCGGGGCTGCGCCTGTCGCAGATCGGCCACGAGGCCAGCCTGGCCTACAGCATTCCGCTCAAGAACCCGCGCACCGACCGGGCGGTGATCGACGCCGCCACCCGGCGCAAGGAGACGGACACCAGCACCAGCCGCATTCGCCGCCTGGGCCTCAACCGAACCCGCGTGCTCGGTGACTGGTTGCAGACCCTGGCCGTTGAGTACCACGACGAGGACTTCGAGGTCGGCGGCGAGGCCGACAGCAGCCGGCTGTTGCTGCCGCAGGCCGGCTGGTCGCGGGTGCGCGCCGCCAAACGCATCGACCCGAGGCGGGGTGAGCGCGTCGACCTGTCCGTTCGCGGCAGTTGGGCCAGCCTGCTGTCCGACGTGAGCTTCCTGCAGTTGCGCGCCAGCGGCAAGTGGGTGCGCAGTCTCGGCGAACGCACGCGCCTGCTGACCCGCCTCGATGCCGGCACCACCTGGGCCAATGACTTCGCGGCCCTGCCCGCCTCGCTGCGGTTCTTCGCCGGAGGCGACCAGAGCGTGCGCGGCTTCGGCCTGAGCACCCTGGGTCCGACCGACAGCGACGGCCAGGTGGTGGGTGGCCGCCACCTGCTGGTCGGCAGTCTGGAGCTGGAACGGCAGGTGCGGGGACCCTGGCGGGCCGCGTTGTTCGTCGATGGCGGCAACGCCTTCGACGGCCTGCGGGACGACCTTGCCCTCGGCGCCGGCGTCGGTCTGCGCTGGGTCTCGCCGGTGGGTCCGCTGCGGGTGGACCTGGCCGTGGCCGTCTCCGAGCCCGAGCGGCCGCTGCGGCTGCACATCACCCTGGGGCCCGACCTGTGA
- a CDS encoding phosphoribulokinase, which yields MSKKHPIVAVTGSSGAGTTTVKRAFEHIFRREGINPLVVEGDSFHRYDRAAMKEAMKKAEEEGNTHFSHFGPEANLFEELEATFKAYGETGACKRRYYLHSEEEAAPYGQKPGEFTPWEEIPPGTDLLFYEGLHGGVVTETANVAQYVDLLIGVVPIVNLEWIQKIHRDAAERGYSAEAIVDTILRRMHDYVHYITPQFSRTDINFQRVPTVDTSNPFIARDIPTPDESFVVIRFRDPKKFDVDFPYLLNMLQGSFMSRRNSIVVPGGKMGFAMEVILAPIIEQMLKGRG from the coding sequence ATGTCCAAGAAGCACCCGATCGTCGCCGTGACCGGTTCCTCCGGTGCCGGCACCACCACCGTCAAGCGCGCGTTCGAGCACATCTTCCGCCGCGAGGGCATCAACCCGCTGGTCGTCGAGGGCGACAGCTTCCACCGCTACGACCGCGCCGCCATGAAGGAAGCCATGAAGAAGGCCGAGGAAGAGGGCAACACCCACTTCAGCCACTTCGGCCCCGAGGCCAACCTGTTCGAGGAACTGGAGGCCACCTTCAAGGCCTACGGCGAGACCGGTGCCTGCAAGCGCCGCTACTACCTGCACAGCGAGGAAGAGGCCGCACCCTACGGCCAGAAGCCCGGCGAGTTCACGCCGTGGGAAGAGATCCCGCCCGGCACCGACCTGCTGTTCTATGAAGGCCTGCACGGCGGCGTGGTCACAGAGACTGCGAATGTCGCCCAGTACGTCGACCTGCTGATCGGCGTGGTGCCCATCGTCAACCTCGAGTGGATCCAGAAGATCCACCGCGACGCTGCCGAACGCGGCTATTCGGCGGAGGCCATTGTCGACACCATCCTGCGTCGCATGCACGACTACGTGCACTACATCACGCCGCAGTTCTCGCGCACCGACATCAACTTCCAGCGCGTGCCGACGGTCGACACCTCCAACCCCTTCATCGCCCGCGACATCCCCACGCCGGACGAGTCCTTCGTGGTAATCCGTTTCCGCGATCCGAAGAAGTTCGATGTCGACTTCCCCTACCTGCTGAACATGCTGCAGGGCTCTTTCATGTCGCGCCGCAACAGCATCGTGGTGCCGGGCGGCAAGATGGGCTTCGCCATGGAAGTCATCCTCGCCCCCATCATCGAGCAGATGCTCAAGGGTCGCGGCTGA
- the trmB gene encoding tRNA (guanosine(46)-N7)-methyltransferase TrmB, with the protein MNPTRDSLPARARRVRSFVRREGRLTRSQARALETLLPRWGLADGDAPLDLDALFGRSAPRTLEIGFGNGESLARMAAASPDQDFLGIEVHRPGVGHLLLEIERLGLGNVRVLCADAVEVLEKRIQDETLDWVLLFFPDPWPKKRHHKRRILQPAFIDLVGRKLRPGGRFHMATDWEDYARQMLETMDAAPGFRNTAGRGRFAPGPGDRPETKFERRGRRLGHGVWDLVYEKAPGAGSG; encoded by the coding sequence ATGAATCCGACCCGTGACAGTCTACCTGCCCGCGCCCGTCGCGTACGCTCCTTCGTGCGCCGCGAGGGGCGACTGACCCGCTCGCAGGCGCGTGCGCTCGAAACCCTGTTGCCGCGCTGGGGCCTGGCCGACGGTGATGCACCGCTGGATCTCGATGCCCTGTTCGGCCGCAGCGCGCCCCGTACCCTCGAAATCGGATTCGGCAACGGCGAGTCACTGGCACGGATGGCGGCGGCGTCACCCGATCAGGACTTCCTCGGCATCGAGGTGCATCGCCCCGGCGTCGGCCACCTGTTGCTGGAAATCGAGCGGCTGGGGCTGGGCAACGTGCGGGTACTGTGCGCCGATGCCGTCGAGGTGCTGGAAAAACGGATACAGGACGAGACGCTGGACTGGGTGCTGCTGTTCTTTCCCGATCCCTGGCCCAAGAAGCGCCATCACAAGCGGCGCATCCTGCAGCCGGCCTTCATCGACCTGGTCGGTCGCAAGCTCCGCCCCGGCGGGCGCTTCCACATGGCCACCGACTGGGAGGACTATGCCCGGCAGATGCTGGAAACCATGGACGCGGCACCCGGCTTCCGCAACACCGCCGGCCGCGGCCGCTTCGCGCCCGGCCCGGGCGACCGGCCGGAAACGAAATTCGAGCGTCGCGGCCGCCGGCTGGGGCACGGCGTGTGGGACCTGGTGTACGAAAAGGCGCCGGGTGCCGGCAGCGGATAA
- the nhaD gene encoding sodium:proton antiporter NhaD: protein MPSFPLRSLWLLPLLLWPGFGLASESAAGTIDLTAHPLGYAALTLFGLAYLLVMAEEFTHLRKSKPVLLAAGIIWALIAWYYGQHGAPEAVEAAMRHNILEYAELFLFLLVAMTYINAMDERLVFETLRSWLVRKGFGFGSLFWITGVLAFFISPVADNLTTALLMCAVVMAVGAGNPRFVALACINIVVAANAGGAFSPFGDITTLMVWQKGVVAFWDFFALFVPSAVNFLVPAFLMYLAIPRERPRAGGERVIMKRGARRIMLLFLATIATAVLFHNFLYLPPVAGMMTGLAYLQFFAYYLKKTCRREGVSCTVEAGEEIGSPVAFDIFRMVSRAEWDTLLFFYGVVLCVGGLGFLGYLSLASDVMYHQWGQTEANVAVGVLSAIVDNIPVMFAVLTMNPDMSQGQWLLVTLTAGVGGSLLSIGSAAGVALMGQARGVYTFFSHLKWTPAIALGYAASIWVHLWMNARLFG from the coding sequence ATGCCGTCCTTTCCGTTGCGCAGCCTGTGGCTGCTTCCGCTGCTGCTCTGGCCCGGTTTCGGGCTGGCCTCCGAATCCGCCGCCGGCACGATCGACCTGACTGCACATCCGCTTGGTTACGCCGCGCTGACCCTGTTCGGCCTGGCCTATCTGCTGGTGATGGCCGAGGAGTTCACGCACCTGCGCAAGTCCAAGCCGGTGTTGCTGGCCGCCGGCATCATCTGGGCCCTGATCGCCTGGTATTACGGGCAGCACGGCGCGCCCGAGGCGGTCGAGGCGGCCATGCGCCACAACATCCTCGAATATGCCGAGCTGTTCCTGTTCCTGCTGGTGGCGATGACCTACATCAACGCCATGGACGAGCGGCTGGTGTTCGAGACCTTGCGTTCCTGGCTGGTGCGCAAGGGCTTCGGCTTCGGTTCCCTGTTCTGGATTACCGGCGTACTGGCCTTTTTCATCTCCCCGGTGGCCGACAACCTGACCACGGCGCTGCTGATGTGTGCCGTGGTCATGGCGGTCGGGGCGGGCAATCCGCGGTTCGTGGCCCTGGCTTGCATCAACATCGTGGTCGCGGCCAATGCCGGTGGCGCCTTCAGTCCCTTCGGCGACATCACCACCCTGATGGTCTGGCAGAAGGGGGTAGTGGCGTTCTGGGACTTCTTCGCCCTGTTCGTGCCGTCGGCGGTGAATTTTCTGGTGCCCGCCTTCCTGATGTACCTGGCCATCCCCCGCGAGCGGCCCCGGGCCGGCGGGGAACGGGTGATCATGAAGCGGGGTGCGCGTCGCATCATGCTGCTGTTCCTTGCCACTATCGCTACCGCGGTGCTGTTCCACAATTTCCTCTATCTGCCGCCGGTTGCCGGCATGATGACCGGACTGGCCTATCTGCAGTTCTTCGCCTACTACCTCAAGAAGACCTGCCGCAGGGAGGGGGTCTCCTGTACCGTCGAGGCCGGCGAGGAGATCGGTTCGCCGGTGGCCTTCGACATCTTCCGCATGGTGTCTCGTGCGGAATGGGACACCCTGCTGTTCTTCTATGGCGTCGTGCTCTGTGTCGGGGGGCTGGGTTTTCTTGGTTATCTGTCCCTGGCGTCCGATGTCATGTATCACCAGTGGGGGCAGACCGAGGCCAATGTCGCGGTGGGCGTGCTCTCGGCAATTGTCGACAACATTCCCGTCATGTTCGCCGTGCTGACCATGAACCCGGACATGTCCCAGGGACAGTGGCTGCTGGTCACCCTCACCGCGGGCGTCGGCGGCAGTCTGCTGTCGATCGGTTCCGCGGCGGGGGTGGCGCTCATGGGTCAGGCGCGAGGCGTCTATACCTTCTTTTCCCACTTGAAGTGGACGCCGGCCATCGCCCTTGGCTATGCCGCCAGTATCTGGGTGCACCTGTGGATGAATGCGCGGTTGTTTGGGTGA